The following proteins are co-located in the Longimicrobiaceae bacterium genome:
- a CDS encoding CDGSH iron-sulfur domain-containing protein: protein MAEDAGVTIKVNNNGPYWVEGPVRIVDADGNEYDISAKKRVSLCRCGASTKKPFCDGTHSRMGFEAAERAVREAEGGGAA from the coding sequence ATGGCGGAAGACGCGGGCGTGACCATCAAGGTCAACAACAACGGCCCCTACTGGGTGGAGGGCCCCGTCCGGATCGTGGACGCGGACGGCAACGAGTACGACATCTCGGCGAAGAAGCGCGTCTCCCTCTGCCGCTGTGGGGCGTCCACCAAGAAGCCTTTCTGCGACGGGACGCACTCCCGCATGGGGTTCGAGGCGGCGGAGCGCGCGGTGCGCGAGGCGGAGGGCGGCGGCGCGGCCTGA